Within the Microbacterium terricola genome, the region ACGTCGTCGCCCCCGAGGTCGCGGAGAAGCTCACCGGATACGCCGTCCACCGCGGCGCGCTCGCCGCGATGCACCGGCCGGCGCTGCGCCCGGTCGACGAGGTCGTGGCGGGCGCACGGCTCGTCGTGGTGCTCGAGGACCTCGTGGACCACACGAACGTGGGTGCCATCTTCCGTGCGGCGGCGGGCCTCGGCGCCGATGCCGTGCTCGTCACACCGCGCTGCGCCGATCCGCTCTACCGTCGCAGCGTGCGGGTGAGCATGGGCACGGTCTTCCAGGTGCCGTGGACGCGTCTGCCCGCATGGGGTGAGGCGCAGGGTCTGCTGCACGACGCCGGCCTGCACCTGGCGGCCCTCGCGCTCGCCGACGACGCGGTCGCCCTCGACGAGTTCGCGGCGCGAGGTCCCGAGCGCGTCGCCCTGATGCTCGGCGCCGAGGGTGACGGCCTGTCGCGACGCGCGCTGGCCGTCGCCGACACGGTGGTGACCATCCCGATGGCCGGGGGAGTGGACTCGCTCAACGTGGCCGCGGCGAGCGCCGTGGCGATGTGGGAGCTGCGGCGCCCGCACTGACCGCCCGCGCGGTCAGACCTGCT harbors:
- a CDS encoding TrmH family RNA methyltransferase translates to MRIERVDAADDARLADYRDLTDVALRRVLEPEGGLYIAESAKVIARALAAGHLPRSVLLQEKWLPEVTALLETVDVPVYVVAPEVAEKLTGYAVHRGALAAMHRPALRPVDEVVAGARLVVVLEDLVDHTNVGAIFRAAAGLGADAVLVTPRCADPLYRRSVRVSMGTVFQVPWTRLPAWGEAQGLLHDAGLHLAALALADDAVALDEFAARGPERVALMLGAEGDGLSRRALAVADTVVTIPMAGGVDSLNVAAASAVAMWELRRPH